Proteins encoded within one genomic window of Actinoplanes octamycinicus:
- a CDS encoding glycoside hydrolase family 13 protein, with product MPSTDAWWRDAVIYQIYPRSFADGNGDGMGDLPGITARLPRLRELGIDAVWLSPFYVSPQHDAGYDVADYRDVDPRFGTLGDADKLITEAHDLGLKVIVDLVPNHTSSEHAWFRAALAAPPGSPERDRYIFRDEPPNSWQSVFGGPAWQQVEDGQWYLHLFDVSQPDLNWDHPEVRAEFLDILRFWLDRGVDGFRVDVAHGLVKDAELTDWTQPSVVLGGLEPAGTPPPMWDQEGVHEIYRQWRSVLDGYSPPRILVAEAWVQPEERLARYVRPDEMHQAFNFPYLEAPWTPAELREVIDSSLAATGAVGATTTWVLSNHDVVRHASRLGFPVTEKRKPGIGIGDPQPDTGLGLRRARAASLLMLGLPGSAYLYQGEELGLPEHTTLADEVRQDPAWERSGHAERGRDGCRVPIPWEADAPSYGFGPGDHSWLPQPAVWAEYALDRQVDVPGSTYELYRSALRLRRERGLGAGSLAWTGSAESVLAFRNGDLLVLTNFGPEPVALPDGVRVLLSSEPLDDGRVPTDVTVWAVP from the coding sequence ATGCCCTCCACTGACGCCTGGTGGCGCGACGCTGTCATCTACCAGATCTACCCACGCTCGTTCGCCGACGGGAACGGCGACGGCATGGGCGACCTGCCCGGCATCACCGCCCGCCTGCCCCGTCTCCGCGAGCTCGGCATCGACGCCGTCTGGCTCTCCCCGTTCTATGTCAGCCCGCAGCACGACGCCGGGTACGACGTCGCCGACTACCGGGACGTGGATCCGCGGTTCGGCACCCTCGGCGACGCCGACAAGCTGATCACCGAGGCGCACGACCTGGGCCTGAAGGTCATCGTCGACCTGGTGCCGAACCACACCTCCAGCGAGCACGCCTGGTTCCGGGCCGCGCTCGCCGCGCCGCCCGGCAGCCCGGAGCGGGACCGCTACATCTTCCGCGACGAGCCGCCGAACTCCTGGCAGAGCGTGTTCGGCGGGCCGGCCTGGCAGCAGGTCGAGGACGGCCAGTGGTACCTGCACCTGTTCGACGTCTCGCAGCCGGACCTGAACTGGGACCACCCGGAGGTGCGCGCCGAGTTCCTCGACATCCTGCGGTTCTGGCTGGACCGCGGGGTCGACGGCTTCCGCGTCGACGTGGCGCACGGCCTGGTCAAGGACGCCGAGCTGACCGACTGGACGCAGCCGTCGGTGGTGCTCGGCGGGCTGGAGCCGGCCGGCACCCCGCCGCCGATGTGGGACCAGGAGGGGGTGCACGAGATCTACCGGCAGTGGCGCTCCGTGCTGGACGGCTACTCGCCGCCGCGGATCCTGGTCGCCGAGGCCTGGGTGCAGCCGGAGGAACGGCTGGCCCGCTACGTCCGGCCGGACGAGATGCACCAGGCGTTCAACTTCCCCTACCTGGAGGCACCCTGGACGCCGGCCGAGCTGCGCGAGGTGATCGACTCCTCGCTGGCCGCCACCGGTGCGGTCGGCGCGACCACCACCTGGGTGCTGTCCAACCACGACGTGGTGCGGCACGCGTCCCGGCTCGGCTTCCCGGTCACCGAGAAACGCAAACCGGGGATCGGGATCGGCGACCCGCAGCCGGACACCGGGCTGGGCCTGCGCCGGGCCCGGGCGGCCAGCCTGCTGATGCTCGGGCTGCCCGGCTCGGCCTACCTCTACCAGGGTGAGGAGCTGGGGCTGCCGGAGCACACCACGCTGGCCGACGAGGTCCGCCAGGATCCGGCCTGGGAGCGGTCCGGGCACGCTGAGCGCGGCCGGGACGGCTGCCGGGTGCCGATCCCGTGGGAGGCCGACGCGCCGTCCTACGGGTTCGGGCCGGGCGACCACAGCTGGCTGCCGCAGCCGGCGGTCTGGGCGGAGTACGCGCTGGACCGGCAGGTGGACGTGCCCGGCTCGACGTACGAGCTGTACCGGTCGGCGCTGCGCCTGCGCCGGGAGCGCGGGCTCGGCGCCGGTTCGCTGGCCTGGACCGGCTCGGCGGAGAGCGTGCTGGCGTTCCGCAACGGCGACCTGCTGGTGCTGACCAACTTCGGTCCGGAGCCGGTGGCCCTACCGGACGGCGTCCGGGTCCTGCTGAGCAGCGAGCCCCTCGACGACGGCCGGGTGCCCACCGACGTCACGGTCTGGGCCGTGCCCTGA
- a CDS encoding HD domain-containing protein translates to MAPRMLLSMPLHAITEVYGEAGLRQRFTLELESFPEAERARLIEALDLAAALHAADRRVREPYLNHLLRVAIRIIRYYQVRDVDVLVAALLHDAVEDHPAELAGVAPDTSYEKATEAALAVLAHRFNPRVADLVRSVTNPAYDPHRDRHEQYREHVAESLDRDPWARVIKISDFTDNGVGVIHTTLDKAHRSATKYRPLVPKLRELIGRPDTPLSTQAKEHILDQLDLAEERFAAILDD, encoded by the coding sequence ATGGCGCCACGGATGCTGCTGTCGATGCCGCTGCACGCGATCACCGAGGTGTACGGCGAGGCCGGCCTGCGGCAACGCTTCACGCTGGAGCTGGAGTCGTTCCCCGAGGCGGAGCGGGCCCGGCTGATCGAGGCGCTGGACCTGGCAGCCGCCCTGCACGCGGCCGACCGGCGGGTCCGCGAGCCGTACCTGAACCATCTGCTCCGGGTGGCCATCCGGATCATCCGCTACTACCAGGTCCGGGACGTGGACGTGCTGGTCGCGGCGCTGCTGCACGACGCGGTGGAGGACCATCCGGCCGAGCTGGCCGGGGTCGCGCCGGACACCTCGTACGAAAAGGCCACCGAAGCGGCCCTGGCCGTGCTCGCCCACCGGTTCAACCCGCGGGTCGCCGATCTGGTCCGGTCGGTGACCAATCCGGCCTACGACCCGCACCGGGACCGGCACGAGCAGTACCGGGAGCACGTCGCGGAGAGCCTGGACCGGGATCCGTGGGCCCGGGTCATCAAGATCTCCGACTTCACCGACAACGGCGTCGGCGTGATTCACACCACGCTGGACAAGGCGCACCGGTCGGCGACCAAGTACCGCCCGCTGGTGCCGAAGCTGCGGGAGCTGATCGGCCGGCCGGACACGCCGCTCTCCACCCAGGCCAAGGAGCACATCCTCGACCAGCTGGACCTGGCCGAGGAGCGTTTCGCGGCCATCCTCGACGACTGA